The proteins below are encoded in one region of Podarcis raffonei isolate rPodRaf1 chromosome 6, rPodRaf1.pri, whole genome shotgun sequence:
- the PRPF38A gene encoding pre-mRNA-splicing factor 38A isoform X1: MANRTVKDAHSIHGTNPQYLVEKIIRTRIYESKYWKEECFGLTAELVVDKAMELRYTGGVYGGNIKPTPFLCLTLKMLQIQPEKDIIVEFIKNEDFKYVRLLGALYMRLTGTAIDCYKYLEPLYNDYRKIKSQNRNGEFELMHVDEFIDQLLHDERVCDVILPRLQKRYVLEEAEQLEPRISALEEDMDDVESSEEEEEEDEKMERVPSPDHRRRGYRDLDKPRRSPTLRYRRSRSRSPRRRSRSPKRRSPSPRRERHRSKSPRRHRSRSRERRHRSRSKSPAGHHRSHRHRSHSKSPERSKKSHKKSRRGNE, from the exons ATGGCAAACCGGACAGTGAAGGACGCGCACAGCATCCACGGCACTAACCCTCAATACCTGGTGGAGAAAATCATCCGCACTCGCATCTATGAATCCAAGTATTGGAAGGAGGAGTGCttcggcctcacag CTGAACTGGTGGTGGATAAAGCCATGGAACTGAGATACACTGGTGGAGTTTATGGAGGAAATATCAAGCCTACACCATTCTTGTGCTTGACTTTGAAGATGCTGCAGATACAGCCTGAAAAGGATATCATTGTTGAATTTATAAAGAACGAAGATTTCAA GTATGTAAGATTGCTGGGTGCATTGTACATGAGACTGACTGGCACTGCTATAGATTGCTACAAATACCTAGAACCTTTGTACAATGATTATCGAAAAATAAAAAGCCAAAATAGAAATGGGG AGTTTGAACTAATGCACGTGGATGAGTTTATTGATCAACTGCTCCATGATGAGCGAGTTTGTGATGTCATTTTACCTAGACTACAG aAACGATATGTCCTAGAAGAGGCTGAACAACTGGAACCACGAATTAGCGCTTTGGAAGAAGATATGGATGATGTGGAGtccagtgaggaggaggaagaggaggatgaaAAG ATGGAGCGAGTTCCCTCACCTGATCACAGGAGAAGAGGCTACAGGGATCTAGACAAACCCCGCAGATCTCCAACTCTGCGTTACAGAAGAAGCCGAAGCAGATCTCCTAGAAG GAGAAGCCGATCCCCGAAGAGGAGAAG TCCATCACCACGTCGGGAAAGGCATCGCAGCAAGAGCCCAAGGCGACACCGAAGTAGATCTAGGGAAAGACGCCACAGATCAAGATCTAAATCTCCAG CAGGGCATCATCGTAGCCATAGACATCGAAGTCATTCCAAGTCCCCAGAAAG ATCTAAAAAGAGCCATAAGAAGAGTCGTcggggaaatgaatga
- the ORC1 gene encoding origin recognition complex subunit 1 isoform X2 codes for MNTRNQKKRIYSWLGKAISEDEQLQLSSYRGISVKSKNVSDICIFPGEFILIEGENVDQFLVARLLKLYEDGTHEKRAVVEWFSRLLEIPLNQRKSMGREYLQEIFLNENPERDTDITVTHIIGNVTVIPLTTLEALPGLSNDEDIFFVRESWDGKKFKPLPLSLLAELKDSVKMKNNNTDFANVHHLTPSRRNCSLEVETKKVTRSTRKSSAAMMEVESRHSASKSSHSKQRCSQRLAIGTETPGAKKKLQLNSPTKPERVLAEQDMIELLDYGFFEPLEQSALKRKVTFTGIKGSPPKIPCAAVAEGDLFLDIKPLGRKSERPNRNISSPCQSDQVSSVKARSSAVKRNATDSNDVNKQDKICKAAKESRVSKSQAAIPKVNSKTRLGEEPEAVSPALTPRSRRKCVPATSARIAKHLSFFNTVEKDEEEEDDIFPLESSDSSSSDDEGEDFKVLRTPKRQARSTPKMSRKAAARTPAKGPSNTPEPRTPKTPRNATPRIRSRNQTTQKPGNVLEEARIRLHVSAVPESLPCREKEFQDIYNFIESKLIDGTGGCMYISGVPGTGKTATVHEVIRCLEQAAENNELPSFQCIEINGMKLTDPHQAYVQILNLLTGQKATAVHAAELLEKTFCKRGPKRKTVILVVDELDLLWTRKQNVMYNLFDWPTKKDAKLIVLAIANTMDLPERIMMNRVASRLGLTRMSFQPYTYKQLQQIVSSRMTHLKAFEEDAIQLVSRKVAALSGDARRCLDICRRAAEICEFPSQKSVRGLVSMAHIMEAIDEMFSSPYIHAIRNASLYEQIFLKATIAEFRRSGLEESTVQQIFHQHVALCRIEGLQTPTVSDALAVVSRLSAYRLLLTDSNSKYIHMRVRLNVSQDDIMYALKED; via the exons ATGAACACGAGAAACCAGAAAAAGCGTATCTACTCGTGGCTTGGAAAAGCTATATCTGAAGACGAGCAGCTGCAGCTTTCCTCTTACAG GGGGATATCTGTTAAATCGAAAAATGTCAGCGACATCTGTATTTTCCCAGGGGAGTTTATTTTAATAGAAGGTGAGAATGTGGATCAGTTCCTTGTCGCAAGACTTTTAAAGTTATATGAAGATG GTACTCATGAAAAGCGTGCAGTTGTGGAGTGGTTCTCCCGCCTGCTAGAAATACCTCTCAATCAACGGAAATCCATGGGAAGAGAGTATCTACAGGAGATATTTTTGAATGAAAACCCTGAACGGGATACTGACATAACAGTTACACATATCATTGGCAATGTCACA GTTATTCCACTGACCACATTGGAAGCATTGCCTGGCCTATCAAATGATGAAGACATTTTCTTTGTAAGAGAATCTTGGGATGGAAAAAAGTTTAAGCCACTGCCTCTTAGCTTACTGGCAGAGTTGAAAGACTCtgtgaaaatgaaaaacaacaacactgatttTGCAAACGTGCACCACCTGACTCCTTCACGCAGAAATTGCTCTCTGGAAGTAGAAACCAAAAAGGTCACTCGAAGTACAAGAAAAAGCAGCGCCGCCATGATGGAAGTAGAATCAAGACATTCTGCCTCCAAATCCTCGCACTCTAAGCAGAGATGTTCCCAAAGACTAGCCATTGGCACTGAGACTCCGGGAGCAAAGAAAAAACTGCAGCTGAATA GTCCAACAAAACCTGAAAGAGTGCTGGCAGAGCAAGATATGATTGAGCTTCTAGACTATGGTTTCTTTGAGCCTCTGGAGCAATCTGCCCTCAAACGGAAAGTGACATTTACTGGCATTAAAGGTTCTCCTCCAAAAATACcctgtgctgctgttgctgaggGAGACCTCTTCCTAGACATCAAACCACTGGGAAGAAAGTCTGAAAGACCCAACAGAAACATATCATCTCCTTGCCAGAGTGACCAAGTTTCTAGTGTGAAAGCCAGGAGTTCTGCTGTGAAAAGGAATGCCACAGA TTCAAATGATGTAAACAAACAGGATAAGATTTGCAAGGCAGCCAAAGAATCCAGAGTCTCAAAGAGCCAAGCAGCCATTCCTAAGGTCAATTCAAAGACAAG ATTGGGTGAAGAACCAGAAGCCGTGAGCCCAGCGCTGACTCCTCGTTCACGCAGGAAATGTGTGCCGGCGACTTCTGCCCGCATTGCAAAACACCTTAG TTTTTTTAATACAGTTGAGAaggatgaagaggaagaggatgacatTTTCCCCTTGGAAAGTTCTGATTCAAGTAGCAGCGATGATGAAGGTGAAGACTTCAAGGTGCTCCGTACACCTAAGAGGCAAGCGAGGTCTACTCCAAAAATGTCAAGGAAAGCGGCTGCTAGGACTCCTGCCAAGGGTCCAAGCAACACT CCTGAGCCGAGAACCCCCAAGACCCCACGTAATGCTACCCCCAGAATCCGCAGCCGAAATCAAACCACACAGAAGCCTGGCAATGTGCTGGAAGAGGCTAGGATAAG GCTGCATGTATCTGCTGTTCCAGAGTCCTTGCCCTGCCGTGAAAAGGAGTTCCAGGATATCTATAACTTTATAGAAAGCAAACTCATTGATGGGACAGGAGG GTGCATGTACATTTCTGGGGTTCCTGGAACAGGTAAAACAGCAACTGTTCATGAGGTCATTCGTTGTCTTGAGCAGGCAGCCGAAAACAATGAGTTGCCGTCTTTCCAGTGTATAGAGATCAATGGTATGAAGTTGACTGATCCCCATCAAGCCTATGTGCAGATCTTGAAC TTACTGACAGGCCAGAAGGCAACTGCAGTCCATGCTGCTGAGCTGCTGGAGAAGACATTCTGCAAGCGAGGACCTAAAAGGAAAACCGTAATACTTGTTGTAGATGAG CTTGATCTCCTGTGGACCCGAAAACAGAATGTGATGTACAACCTCTTTGACTGGCCAACCAAGAAAGATGCCAAACTGATTGTCTTGGCCATTGCTAACACCATGGATTTGCCAGAGAGAATTATGATGAACAGAGTAGCTAGCAGGCTG GGTCTTACCAGAATGTCCTTCCAGCCATATACCTATAAACAGTTACAGCAGATTGTCTCATCAAGGATGACCCATTTGAAAGCATTTGAAGAGGATGCAATTCAGCTTGTTTCTAGAAAG gtGGCAGCTTTATCTGGTGATGCAAGACGTTGTCTTGATATCTGCAGAAGGGCCGCTGAGATCTGCGAATTTCCTAGTCAGAAAAGTGTCCGTGGATTGGTCAGCATGGCACACATTATGGAAGCCATAGATGAAATGTTCTCATCCCCTTATATACATGCTATTCG GAACGCTTCACTGTATGAGCAAATTTTCCTAAAAGCAACCATTGCAGAATTTCGCAGGTCAGGACTGGAAGAGTCTACAGTTCAGCAG atATTTCATCAGCATGTTGCATTGTGTAGAATTGAAGGCCTGCAAACTCCTACTGTATCAGACGCACTGGCAGTTGTGTCACGGCTTAGTGCCTATAGACTCTTGCTAACAGATTCTAATAGTAAATATATCCACATGCGAGTTCGACTTAATGTTAGCCAGGACGATATCATGTATGCACTCAAAGAAGATTAA
- the PRPF38A gene encoding pre-mRNA-splicing factor 38A isoform X2 translates to MANRTVKDAHSIHGTNPQYLVEKIIRTRIYESKYWKEECFGLTAELVVDKAMELRYTGGVYGGNIKPTPFLCLTLKMLQIQPEKDIIVEFIKNEDFKYVRLLGALYMRLTGTAIDCYKYLEPLYNDYRKIKSQNRNGEFELMHVDEFIDQLLHDERVCDVILPRLQKRYVLEEAEQLEPRISALEEDMDDVESSEEEEEEDEKMERVPSPDHRRRGYRDLDKPRRSPTLRYRRSRSRSPRRRSRSPKRRSPSPRRERHRSKSPRRHRSRSRERRHRSRSKSPGHHRSHRHRSHSKSPERSKKSHKKSRRGNE, encoded by the exons ATGGCAAACCGGACAGTGAAGGACGCGCACAGCATCCACGGCACTAACCCTCAATACCTGGTGGAGAAAATCATCCGCACTCGCATCTATGAATCCAAGTATTGGAAGGAGGAGTGCttcggcctcacag CTGAACTGGTGGTGGATAAAGCCATGGAACTGAGATACACTGGTGGAGTTTATGGAGGAAATATCAAGCCTACACCATTCTTGTGCTTGACTTTGAAGATGCTGCAGATACAGCCTGAAAAGGATATCATTGTTGAATTTATAAAGAACGAAGATTTCAA GTATGTAAGATTGCTGGGTGCATTGTACATGAGACTGACTGGCACTGCTATAGATTGCTACAAATACCTAGAACCTTTGTACAATGATTATCGAAAAATAAAAAGCCAAAATAGAAATGGGG AGTTTGAACTAATGCACGTGGATGAGTTTATTGATCAACTGCTCCATGATGAGCGAGTTTGTGATGTCATTTTACCTAGACTACAG aAACGATATGTCCTAGAAGAGGCTGAACAACTGGAACCACGAATTAGCGCTTTGGAAGAAGATATGGATGATGTGGAGtccagtgaggaggaggaagaggaggatgaaAAG ATGGAGCGAGTTCCCTCACCTGATCACAGGAGAAGAGGCTACAGGGATCTAGACAAACCCCGCAGATCTCCAACTCTGCGTTACAGAAGAAGCCGAAGCAGATCTCCTAGAAG GAGAAGCCGATCCCCGAAGAGGAGAAG TCCATCACCACGTCGGGAAAGGCATCGCAGCAAGAGCCCAAGGCGACACCGAAGTAGATCTAGGGAAAGACGCCACAGATCAAGATCTAAATCTCCAG GGCATCATCGTAGCCATAGACATCGAAGTCATTCCAAGTCCCCAGAAAG ATCTAAAAAGAGCCATAAGAAGAGTCGTcggggaaatgaatga
- the ORC1 gene encoding origin recognition complex subunit 1 isoform X1 — protein MAAAALTSSSFPPSQGAGRVCFGAKFHPDVGKEPRARRTGSRGRISRSGSVEQLWPRRRETMNTRNQKKRIYSWLGKAISEDEQLQLSSYRGISVKSKNVSDICIFPGEFILIEGENVDQFLVARLLKLYEDGTHEKRAVVEWFSRLLEIPLNQRKSMGREYLQEIFLNENPERDTDITVTHIIGNVTVIPLTTLEALPGLSNDEDIFFVRESWDGKKFKPLPLSLLAELKDSVKMKNNNTDFANVHHLTPSRRNCSLEVETKKVTRSTRKSSAAMMEVESRHSASKSSHSKQRCSQRLAIGTETPGAKKKLQLNSPTKPERVLAEQDMIELLDYGFFEPLEQSALKRKVTFTGIKGSPPKIPCAAVAEGDLFLDIKPLGRKSERPNRNISSPCQSDQVSSVKARSSAVKRNATDSNDVNKQDKICKAAKESRVSKSQAAIPKVNSKTRLGEEPEAVSPALTPRSRRKCVPATSARIAKHLSFFNTVEKDEEEEDDIFPLESSDSSSSDDEGEDFKVLRTPKRQARSTPKMSRKAAARTPAKGPSNTPEPRTPKTPRNATPRIRSRNQTTQKPGNVLEEARIRLHVSAVPESLPCREKEFQDIYNFIESKLIDGTGGCMYISGVPGTGKTATVHEVIRCLEQAAENNELPSFQCIEINGMKLTDPHQAYVQILNLLTGQKATAVHAAELLEKTFCKRGPKRKTVILVVDELDLLWTRKQNVMYNLFDWPTKKDAKLIVLAIANTMDLPERIMMNRVASRLGLTRMSFQPYTYKQLQQIVSSRMTHLKAFEEDAIQLVSRKVAALSGDARRCLDICRRAAEICEFPSQKSVRGLVSMAHIMEAIDEMFSSPYIHAIRNASLYEQIFLKATIAEFRRSGLEESTVQQIFHQHVALCRIEGLQTPTVSDALAVVSRLSAYRLLLTDSNSKYIHMRVRLNVSQDDIMYALKED, from the exons ATGGCGGCCGCGGCGCTAACCAGCAGCTCATTTCCTCCTTCTCAGGGGGCGGGGCGAGTCTGCTTTGGCGCGAAGTTTCATCCTGACGTAGGGAAGGAACCGCGCGCGCGCCGCACCGGGTCCCGCGGCAGAATCTCGCGCTCCGGGTCTGTGGAGCAGCTGTGGCCTCGCCGGCGAG AAACCATGAACACGAGAAACCAGAAAAAGCGTATCTACTCGTGGCTTGGAAAAGCTATATCTGAAGACGAGCAGCTGCAGCTTTCCTCTTACAG GGGGATATCTGTTAAATCGAAAAATGTCAGCGACATCTGTATTTTCCCAGGGGAGTTTATTTTAATAGAAGGTGAGAATGTGGATCAGTTCCTTGTCGCAAGACTTTTAAAGTTATATGAAGATG GTACTCATGAAAAGCGTGCAGTTGTGGAGTGGTTCTCCCGCCTGCTAGAAATACCTCTCAATCAACGGAAATCCATGGGAAGAGAGTATCTACAGGAGATATTTTTGAATGAAAACCCTGAACGGGATACTGACATAACAGTTACACATATCATTGGCAATGTCACA GTTATTCCACTGACCACATTGGAAGCATTGCCTGGCCTATCAAATGATGAAGACATTTTCTTTGTAAGAGAATCTTGGGATGGAAAAAAGTTTAAGCCACTGCCTCTTAGCTTACTGGCAGAGTTGAAAGACTCtgtgaaaatgaaaaacaacaacactgatttTGCAAACGTGCACCACCTGACTCCTTCACGCAGAAATTGCTCTCTGGAAGTAGAAACCAAAAAGGTCACTCGAAGTACAAGAAAAAGCAGCGCCGCCATGATGGAAGTAGAATCAAGACATTCTGCCTCCAAATCCTCGCACTCTAAGCAGAGATGTTCCCAAAGACTAGCCATTGGCACTGAGACTCCGGGAGCAAAGAAAAAACTGCAGCTGAATA GTCCAACAAAACCTGAAAGAGTGCTGGCAGAGCAAGATATGATTGAGCTTCTAGACTATGGTTTCTTTGAGCCTCTGGAGCAATCTGCCCTCAAACGGAAAGTGACATTTACTGGCATTAAAGGTTCTCCTCCAAAAATACcctgtgctgctgttgctgaggGAGACCTCTTCCTAGACATCAAACCACTGGGAAGAAAGTCTGAAAGACCCAACAGAAACATATCATCTCCTTGCCAGAGTGACCAAGTTTCTAGTGTGAAAGCCAGGAGTTCTGCTGTGAAAAGGAATGCCACAGA TTCAAATGATGTAAACAAACAGGATAAGATTTGCAAGGCAGCCAAAGAATCCAGAGTCTCAAAGAGCCAAGCAGCCATTCCTAAGGTCAATTCAAAGACAAG ATTGGGTGAAGAACCAGAAGCCGTGAGCCCAGCGCTGACTCCTCGTTCACGCAGGAAATGTGTGCCGGCGACTTCTGCCCGCATTGCAAAACACCTTAG TTTTTTTAATACAGTTGAGAaggatgaagaggaagaggatgacatTTTCCCCTTGGAAAGTTCTGATTCAAGTAGCAGCGATGATGAAGGTGAAGACTTCAAGGTGCTCCGTACACCTAAGAGGCAAGCGAGGTCTACTCCAAAAATGTCAAGGAAAGCGGCTGCTAGGACTCCTGCCAAGGGTCCAAGCAACACT CCTGAGCCGAGAACCCCCAAGACCCCACGTAATGCTACCCCCAGAATCCGCAGCCGAAATCAAACCACACAGAAGCCTGGCAATGTGCTGGAAGAGGCTAGGATAAG GCTGCATGTATCTGCTGTTCCAGAGTCCTTGCCCTGCCGTGAAAAGGAGTTCCAGGATATCTATAACTTTATAGAAAGCAAACTCATTGATGGGACAGGAGG GTGCATGTACATTTCTGGGGTTCCTGGAACAGGTAAAACAGCAACTGTTCATGAGGTCATTCGTTGTCTTGAGCAGGCAGCCGAAAACAATGAGTTGCCGTCTTTCCAGTGTATAGAGATCAATGGTATGAAGTTGACTGATCCCCATCAAGCCTATGTGCAGATCTTGAAC TTACTGACAGGCCAGAAGGCAACTGCAGTCCATGCTGCTGAGCTGCTGGAGAAGACATTCTGCAAGCGAGGACCTAAAAGGAAAACCGTAATACTTGTTGTAGATGAG CTTGATCTCCTGTGGACCCGAAAACAGAATGTGATGTACAACCTCTTTGACTGGCCAACCAAGAAAGATGCCAAACTGATTGTCTTGGCCATTGCTAACACCATGGATTTGCCAGAGAGAATTATGATGAACAGAGTAGCTAGCAGGCTG GGTCTTACCAGAATGTCCTTCCAGCCATATACCTATAAACAGTTACAGCAGATTGTCTCATCAAGGATGACCCATTTGAAAGCATTTGAAGAGGATGCAATTCAGCTTGTTTCTAGAAAG gtGGCAGCTTTATCTGGTGATGCAAGACGTTGTCTTGATATCTGCAGAAGGGCCGCTGAGATCTGCGAATTTCCTAGTCAGAAAAGTGTCCGTGGATTGGTCAGCATGGCACACATTATGGAAGCCATAGATGAAATGTTCTCATCCCCTTATATACATGCTATTCG GAACGCTTCACTGTATGAGCAAATTTTCCTAAAAGCAACCATTGCAGAATTTCGCAGGTCAGGACTGGAAGAGTCTACAGTTCAGCAG atATTTCATCAGCATGTTGCATTGTGTAGAATTGAAGGCCTGCAAACTCCTACTGTATCAGACGCACTGGCAGTTGTGTCACGGCTTAGTGCCTATAGACTCTTGCTAACAGATTCTAATAGTAAATATATCCACATGCGAGTTCGACTTAATGTTAGCCAGGACGATATCATGTATGCACTCAAAGAAGATTAA